The genomic stretch AGgttatctggggagcacactagtggaccgacctctcttcCCGCTGTCCGCCCCGGGTCTCGTCTAGTCTCAGGCGCCGGCTTCCGGGCTGGGTGCGCGCAGCAGCAGcatcccccggttgctaggggaCCAAGCGCTGCCGCTTGGTCGCTAAGGGGTGAAAGTGGatgcatcacgtgatcagttctcggggcggggaaatcctaccacaccaaccagtcTTAGAGAAAACAAACGTTTACCCAATCAGCACTTTCTGGTACATCtggtggatgcaccgcctctccttgccccccccccccggtttgAGTGATTGACTCATCCTTTATCCAATaatactaaggattctctagcttgaccgacatatgggcgaatcaacacgcaaagcctctctttcagaggtgggccagggaaggagccACTACGCCTGCCGgagactccagcgacctagctggCTCTCCAGCCAAttggacgccgcggggtgggtgggagcttcgctGAGGTAGTGgtgaaggccaatcggatgagggctgtgtagacATTGCCCAATAGAGACTTCCAGCGTCCCTGCCCAACCGggccggccctccctgtcccctagaggtggtGCTACACTGAGCACCCTCTTCCACCCTGCCAGCCttgtggatagagagagagagagagagagagagattgaatcttccatccactggctcactcccctattggcagcaatggctaaggctgggccaggccaaagccaggagcctggcacaaattcgggcctcccacaagggtggcaggagcccaaggacttgggccaccttcctctacttttccaggcgcattagcagggatctggatcagaagtggagatgcctggtcatgaaccagcgctcataggggatgctggcatcccaagtcgAGGTTTAATCCACCGGCTCCTCAAACAATTATTATGGTATGTACTCAGAACCTGGGGACAGAACACACCCCAGTTTGagacctgtttctgtctctcccttctccaggagatggggtggttttttgtttctttgtttggctTTTTGTCTTTCTATCAAGGGAAGTTTCAGACACACACAGGAATAGGGAGAGGGGTCTCAGGAACCTCTGTGTTACCTGTAGCTCAGCCTCAGCAACTCTCAGCATCTGGCCAATCCAGTGTCTTCCATCTGACaatcctcctcccctctcctcccctgccctcctctgccctcccctacCCTCATGTGCTATTTTGAAGCAGATTTCAGACCTCTTGGACTTTTCTCCATACATTAAATGCATGTCTCTAAAAGAGGAGGGCTTTCTGCTTCACCCTGAGAGTCTTTATCCACCCGTGCCCCTGGTTCCGACCTCTGCTAGGGCAAGGTTGCTGCCCGTGGCCCTGagctgctggggagtgaaccagccagcggGAGCAGACAGATCCCAGTCCATCCTCAGCTGCCACACCATTGTGTCTTTGAGTACTTCGTCCGAGCCTCAGTCGCCTCGTCTTGAAAAACGAGGacagggaccagcgttgtggcacagcaggttaggctgctgcttgcaacgccACATCCCATGTctaagtgccagttcgagtcccggctgctccacttccgatccagctccctccttgtgtgcctgggaaggcagcggaagatggcccaagtgcttgacattattaaaattctttaatcaagtgtttgttatttctgaTTCTTGAGTATGTGTAGTGACTGTCCCCACGTTACACGTGAAGTGCCTGAGAACTTAAAACCAAGGTTAATGAACTTGCCTGAGGTCTTGGGGCTAATCAATTGTAGAGCCCTGAGTCGGAGCCCAGGCTGATCACCAGGCCCCCACCTGTCTTTATTACCGTTGTTGACAGAGCTCTGCCAGGCACAGAACACACCGATGCTGGGTCAGGCAGGCCACATGGTGCAGCCCTGTCCTCTGTCCGCTGTCCTAGGCCACCACTGGGTGCTGAGAAGCTGTTCCTTTGTCCGTGTCTCCTGCCTTCATCCTGCTGCTCCGGGTAGGAGGTCACTAGCACTATCAGCACCAGTACTGGAGAGCCCAGAGCAGGCACAGGAAGTTCTTCATGACAGAAACCAGCCCTTTTGTGCCGTTTTCTTGGGAAAGAGGCTAATCAACCTCTTAAGGGAAAATGAGGTTCCTAGGCTACCTGTTGGGTTTGGTTTTCCAGGGACCCAAGAGAGCAAGGTGTGGACAGGGCCCATTCATTTCCAGCAACTATATCATTGCTAGCAACGGAAAATTTGAAGATAAACGTGTCCGTGGCAAACATCACTGCTGGCTTTGGTGCCTCTGTTCAACAGTGCCGAGCCGCCGGGGCTGGGCATGTTAATGACTGTGGCAGAACCTGTTGGCTTGGAAGCCCTGTTCGGGAAGTTTTGGTGTGGTTTTGGACAACCTTAAATGCTGAGTATTTCTTCCGGAATAAGAGGTGAAAATGTCATATTCATTGGAATAGCATCACTAATCTCTGGGAAGATTACTGAAGGCTGGTTTGTGTCTCCCTGTTGGAGCGGTAATTGGTAAGCATGCACGGGGCACTGTAGAGGTGGAACAGAAATCCCCTGCTGGCTTGGTGAAGGTTCCTTCAGTCCTTCAGGCTGAGCTGGGACCCTTGGGACTGGGGAGTGCTCATCCTCTTCTGGGGGCTTTGGATGCTGAGCTGTGTGTGCCTCCTGGTCTTGCAAAGGCTCAGGCTCCATAGGGAACACTGAGgcttgatcttgggcttcctgATGGATTGGAGAAGGTCCGGCCTCCTCGGGGGTCTGTACATTTTCAGCTGTTTCCTCCTGCTGGGTCATAGAGGGTTTCTCATCCTGGATAACTTCTGGAGATTGAATTGGCAATGGTTCAACCTCTTCAAGAGGctttggaggcagagctgggactgaggcCTGAGTTGTTGTGACCTCATGGCTGACTGGAAATGTTTCCACTTCTGCTGCAGGTTTTGGTGTTAGGGTCAGCTGCAGGTCTGGAGGTTTAGTAGTCACACTGGGCAAGTCGTACTGCTGAACTTGATGGTGACCTGGAGGTAAAATGGTCACTGCGTGAGGACTTGGATGCTGGGCTTCTGTCTTCTTTCCAGAAGATTCTACCTCTTCAGAAGACTCAGAGGGCCGCATTGGTTGCTCCTGCTCACTGATATAAGGTTCGGTCTCCATAGGAGGGACTGGAGTCAGAGCTAGGGCCtccagctggcctggaggagcttGAGTCTCCACCAGAGCCTCCGCATACTGAGCAATCTGCTCCTGTTCTCTGAGAGAAGGCTCTGTCTCCACGggagggcctggaggaggctgagtCTCCACCAGAGCCTCTGCATACTGAGCTATCTGCTCCTGTTCAGGGGGAGAAGGTTCTGCCTCCACAGAAGGGCGTGGAGTGTGAGCTCTGGGTCCCTGCTGGAATGGAGAAGGTTCTGTCTCTGCAGAAGGGACCGGAGTCTGCTCTGGGGGTTCCTGCTGGGCtggagaagcttctgtctccaggGAAGGGCCCAGAGTTTGATATGGGGTCTCCTGCTGGGCTGGAGAGGGTTTTTTCTCTATAGAAGACTCAACATACTGAGCGGGCTGCTCCTGTTCACTAGAAGGTTCTGTCTCCACACAGGAGGGCCTGGAGTCTGAGCAGAGCCCTCCTGCTGCACTGGAGAAGAGTCCTGCTCCATGGTGGGCTCCGGAGTTATGGTCAGTGCCACATCTGCAGGCTTGATGGTAATGTTGGGCAAGTTATAACGGTGAACTTGATTCTGATCTAGAGACCAGTCCGTCCCCTTCTGAATCTGTGGAGTCTGAGCTATGATGTTCTCTTCAGGAGAGTCTAGTGCTTGAGCTCGGGAATCTTGCTGTACTGGAGATTTGACTTCCACAGGGAGTGCCAAAGGCTTCTCCGGGGCTTCCAGTTGGCTTCTAGAAGGTTCGatcttgggagactcagaaggctGAACAGGCTGCTCCTGATTGCTGGGGGAATATTCAGTGGTCACAGGCAGGCcaggaggctgagctggggcccCCTGCTGGGCTACAGCTGGGCTGACTTCCTCAGCATACTCTGAAGGCTGAGCTGTGGCATCGTTTTGGGTAGAGAAAGGTCCAGTGTTCTCAGGGAGCTCTGAAGTCTGAGCTAGACCCTCTTGAGTCCAAGATTCCACCTTCCCAGGGAATTCTGGAGTCTGCACTGGGGCCTGTTGTTGGGTTGAGGGGAGGCCCACTTCCTCAGGATGCTCCAGAGGCTGCGCTGGAGCCTGCTCCGTGCTTGGAGTAGATTGAACTTCTTCACCGGCCTCTGAGGCTGCTGTCAGCTCCGTGTCTGCAGGTTTCAGAGTGACGCTGGGGAAGTTTGCTTGGAGAGCTACAATCTGAGGTGAGGATGGAGTGTGAAGATGGTGATGCACTGATGCCTGCCCTACTACTTCTGCAGTAGCAAATGGATTCTGAGCTGGGGCCTCCTGCTGCCATGGAGATGCTTATTCCTCGGGCTGCTGTAGTTCTGGAACTGGGACCTCTTGCTGGGTTGAAGCAGGTTCATCGGTTTCAATGGGCTGTGGAGGTGGAGCTTGGGCTTCTTGCTGTGGGGAGGAGGATTGGATGGGCTCCTGGGTCTCTGGATTTTGAGTCTGGCCCTCCAGCAGGAATTGAGATGGTTCAGCCTGCTCAGAGAGCTGTGCAGGTTCCCCTGGGTTCTCCTGGGATTCCTTAGGAAAACCACCAGGATAGACCACATAGTCAGCCGGCAAAACTTGATTTTGACCCTGAAGCTTTGCCGCTTTGTCTGGAGTTCCAACACCAACCTTAGGAAGTCGTCGACGCCGAGCTAGATCTTTGTTGGGGATCAGGGGTGAAACAGTCAACTTGTTTGCTTGTGAACTCTGTGTAGAGGCGGAACGAGTGCTTCAAATGACGGGTGAACCTTTCCTTCCAGTCGAGGAGGCAGAACTAGGGGCTGATCCTGATCCCTGTCTAGCACGGGAGTGGGCACTGGTAGCCTTTGTTGTCGAGTAAGCCTATTGAAATACTGGTACGGAACAGCAAGCTGTTCTGGCTCTGGGGGCAGCCCTCGAGCTGAATCCATGTCCAGAAAAGCAACCAAACTCACAGTGGACTCTCGAAGCGAGGCCAGCatctgggagggagcagaagacCGCAGGTCATCAAAGCCACCAGGGTCTGCTTGGGGTGTGAGTGCGTCAGGTGATTCAGGTGGCGCATTCGAGGAGTGGGAAGACCAGGGCTAGAGAGCCAAGGGAGGCTGGAGGTcagctggcccaggtcctgggccctCTCCAGAGGCTGAGTCGCCTGGACTGGTAGCCACAAAGGCTGCCAGTTGAAGAGGAGCCATGGGACCCACAGGCACAGATGGGTCATTGACGGGGTTTTCAGGATACAGTGACTCAGGCTGCTGGGGCACACGCAGTATGCCCTGAGCAGGAGCTGATGGATTCTGGCAGCCCCTTGGAGCGCTGAACAGGTTCAGCGGGCACACGTCCCACTAGACAGGGGCAGGCTGGGCACGGACTCTGTGCCCAGCAACACAGACGGCCTGAGGGATgctcctgccctctccccagaGGAGGCCTGCGTGAGGACCCTAGATGACGCGTCGGCCTGAGAGCTGGCGAGGCCTCCCGAGTCCTCCCACGGAtcgggagcaggaggagcaggagctgggtgcaGCTTCACAAGCTTGCTTCCCGGCTTTGCCCGCGCTTACCCAGGCAGGGAGCACAGAGCCACTTCTCAGGCGACAGCCGCGCCGACACAGAGTGCTCCGAGGGCGGCTGAGTGGAAAACCCACATTCCATTCCTGGTCCCTCACTTCCTGAgctggaggggagcagagggcccCAGGGAAAGGATGTGGCAAGGAGTTGGGGGGGGAGACCAGTCACTCCGATGGCACTAAGGTGGTCCAATGGGTGACTACACTcagagaaacatctggctccacCCCAAATCTACAGTGCACGTGGGTGATTCAGCCTGCAGACTCAAAGGGATTCCTGGGGtgagagcagggagagggagaagatgcaACAGTGTCAGCACGTGCGCCCAGGCAGGAGTTCCCCAGCCAACCACTAACCAGAGCCATGGAGGACCCAGCAGTCCCCCAGAGCACGCCCTGGGGCAGAGCATGTGTGTGGGGTGCATTACCAGCGCTGGCCCACGGGAGGCGGCGGAGATCACGGGCCGGGGAAGGGGGAGCTCACCTTCCATCGCATAAAGACATAATCTCCATTCTTCAGCTCTTCATAATCGAAGTCATCTGAATTAAATGATTTTGCGTACTGGTAAAAAGCCAGAAACTTGCCCTGGAAGCAAAAAGAGGATGGTGATGGGGCCTGGTGTCCAAGCTGGCTGTGGGCGCCCGGGGGCACTCACCTGGTCATAGCCTTGCCAGCTGCGGCCTTGGCTCCTGATGGGGCGGCTAAAGCCCAGTAATGCCCGGGGGAGCCTGGGTCAGACCCTCCGGCCACTGCCACAGCCCTGCACTCGGGTCAGAGCACTGGACTCCAGCCCGTGAGGGCGGGCAGCAAGGGGCCAAAGGACCAGGGCGGACGCGTGCCCAGAGCACCTCCGCACAGACAGATGCAGGCTAAGGACAATTAAGAGCAGACctctggccggtgctgcggctcactaggctaatcctctgcctgtggcaccagcacccctggttctagtcccggtcagggccccggattctgtctcggttgttcctcttccagtctagccctctgctgtggcccgggagtgcaggtctcccacgcaggtacaaggACTTGTgcccacttctactgctttcccaggcgatagcagagagccagatcggaagtggagcaaccgggtctagaaccggtaccaataggggatgccggcgcttcaggccagtgctttaacccactgcgccacagtgccagccccaaatagttTTATTCTGAGGAGATGAAACataagggtgcttcagaaagttcatggaaaatgcatgactTGGGGCAAGCATgacttggggctagtgctgtggcatagtaggctagacctccgcctgcagagccagcaccccatatgggctccggttcaagttctgggtgcaccacttctgatccaactccctgctaaggtacctgggaaagcaacagaggatggttcaagtgcttgggtccctgcacttactTTGGGGTcccagaagaggctgctggcttcagttcggcccagctctggccattgtgtccatttggggagtgaaccagcacatggaagatctctctgtccctccctctgtctgtaactctgtctctcaaataaataatcttgaaaaaaaatgtacatcCTGAATTTCATTAGTTAAGACAAAACAGAAGCCTACAACCCTGCAGTCTCACGTCTTAGGCAGAAGAGACCACCAGACCAGACATACAGTCCCGAGGACCGACAACGTCAGCCACAATCGTTTTGCCTCCACAACAGAGACATCACGGCTTATGATCGACCTTTAAGCTTATAGAGCAAAGCTAGGAGGACCCAGCTCTGCCAATCCAAACCAGAGAGAACTGTTTATTCCCGCAAAACAcaggataaaaaaagaaaaagattgaggAATGCACGCCAGCTAGCGGAAGGGAAAACTTCCTTTCAAGATTTAAAcctgtggccggtgctgcggctcactaggctaatcctccgccttgcggcgccagcacaccgggttctagtcccggtcggggcaccgatcctgtcccggttgcccctcttccaggccagctctctgctgtggccagggagtacagtggaggatggcccaagtgcttgggccctgcaccccaagggagaccaggagaagcacttggctcctggcatcggatcagcgcagtgcgccggccgcagcgcgcctaccgcgggcagccattggagggtgaaccaatggcaaaaggaagacctttctctctgtctctctctcactgtccactctgcctgtcaaaataaaaaataaaaaaaataaaaaataaaaaaagatttaaacctGTTACAAGGCCAACACGAGAAACAGATCACTCTCACAGGGGAGCAGGAAGCACACagggcctcctggcttctggaaggGCTTTCAAGAGGACAGGGGTCTGGGGGTCTGGGGGCTCTGAGGTCCAGCCTAGGCAGCTGGGTGTCAGGCTAAGGAACAGCGTGTGttctggggagggggtgctcCCAGCGATGTGAGAGAGGGGGTGGCACCCGCCAAGGACCAGGCAGGTCAAACTGCAGCTCCCAAGCGGGTCAGGGACTGGCGGCAGAACTCAGAAATCCAGGTCAAAGACGGGGAGGTGAGTGGACGTGAAATCAGATTGGGTCAGGCTGGGAGGAGGCTTGTGTGCAGGCAACAGGCAAGAGAGGGTCTTCAGGAGCCCAGGGGCCGCCCGGGGCCAGGCCAAGGAGACGGAAGCCGAGGTGGGGGGCGGCACGGCAGGAAGCAAGATGCTAACAGCACCCGGGCTGAACGTGCCCGGGCTGAGCAACCAGCGGTCGTGGGCTGCACAGGGAGATCTTGCTCTCCCAGCAACAAACTCCAGTAGGAGGAGGGCCCCCTAGACGAGGACCCTGGACAGCGGGTTTCTGGTTTCGGGAGGGGGAGGCTCCCTCAGGGTCTTAGCAGGCGGGGGGGCCCCCGGCCCAGAGGGTCCTGCAGCACCACCTCTACGTCGTACGAATTCCCCTTGCTCTTCTGGTGGCCACGCCGGGCTGCTGGGTGCGATGGGCGGCGGCGGGATGAGCGAGGCCGGCGGGGGCACTCGGTGCGCACCGGCATTGCGGGGTCCcccggagccagggctgggggcaggggaggggagaggaaccgccaccgccgccgccgccgccgccgcgcgggtGCCTGGCGGTTTGGGGCACAGTGAgctcgcgggggggggggggggcgctcgcTGCGCACCGAGCGCTCCGGCCGCCCCCGCCCTCCGGAACCCGCAGGCAAGGCCTCCCAGTCCTGAGCTCGGCCCCTACCCCACTTGCCCTCCACTTGGCTCCGGAGCGCCGGGGAGGGCGGGAGCAAGCTCACGCGGCGCTTCCGCCCATTGGCGAGCAGAGAGAACACGTGGCGGGGAGCGCGAGCGGCCTTCTGGGAATTGTAGTCTTATTCCGGAGGCGCGGCGCGGAGGGGCGGGGCGAGGAGCGTTTGCGGGGTGTGCGCAGGAGGCGCGCCGCGGCTACGGGGCGCCGTAGGGCTCATGCGGAAGATGGCGGCGTCCAGAGGCGGCTGAGGGGATCCGGGGAGGCGTGAGAGGTTTCCGGACAGCCGGACAGCGCGGCTTGGTCTCGCGCCCCGCGtgctccccagctccctgtggaGATGTGGAGGAGCTGCCTCCGGCTGCGGGACCGGGGGCGCCGCCTCCTGACTCGGCCCGTGGGGCCGGGGCCAGCCTTGGGGTCCCCGGCCCGGGCCTACGCGCCGCCGACAGGTGAGGGGCCACGTCGGGCTGGGGTGGGCAGAGAGCGAGCTTTGGGGCGCGCAGGGCCGGGCAGCGGGACCGGGCTCGCGTGGTTAATGAGAGCACGAGGCGTCTGCTACGGGAAGCGAGGGTCAGCCGAGGTTGCAAACGCGGCAGGTTCGGGCTGCGGCTCaggacttggccaaggtcacagggcAAAGGTCAAGGCTGCAGCTTGCTGGCCGTGTCTAGCCGTCTGTCCTGAACCTGTGTGCGACCCCTCTGCCTCCTAAGCCGAGGAGGCCTGTGGAAGGCGGTGACTCTGATCCCCCAGGAGCGGggtttgggggtggggcggggggacgTCGGGAGTGGCCGTCTCTTTGCGCTGTTTCCATGGGCCGGGGGCGCAgcagggctctgtgtgtgtaGCCAGGTGACCAAGCTGAGCCTCTAACccgccgcgccgatccgaagccaggaggcaggagcttctttgggtctcccacgggggtgcaggggcccaaggactcgggccatctgctactgctttcccaggctacagcagagagctggatcggaagtggagcagccgggtttcgaaccggcgc from Lepus europaeus isolate LE1 chromosome 18, mLepTim1.pri, whole genome shotgun sequence encodes the following:
- the LOC133777180 gene encoding leucine-rich repeat-containing protein 37B-like isoform X1, encoding MPVRTECPRRPRSSRRRPSHPAARRGHQKSKGNSYDVEGKFLAFYQYAKSFNSDDFDYEELKNGDYVFMRWKMLASLRESTVSLVAFLDMDSARGLPPEPEQLAVPYQYFNRLTRQQRLPVPTPVLDRDQDQPLVLPPRLEGKVHPSFEALVPPLHRVHKQTS